One Thermosphaera aggregans DNA segment encodes these proteins:
- a CDS encoding glycosyltransferase family 4 protein, with amino-acid sequence MDILILNNTGWGLGGGVEEYSRILADINLELGNRIIKASLNRTRRTYEDLVLYARTEKHIVNIFDNYLEKSLSKVCLRFKIDLIHANITDAYNGYPIFKVSRKLKIPLVFTIHGWNYLCPIGWKIMLPEFKVCKKIAPHPHCAICVASLKKHESRSPIEIPLKITRIPYVSYIYRKLLQDADCVISPSKTFTLELYRELGVKAQYIPNPVNPALLRDALEPRVESIRKDEEQIVLFIGRLVHEKGVLFLPEIARRLNPKAELHVAGTGPLEEKLMRYRMPNMILHGLLFGEEKKNLLKRASVVIVPSVCREMLPYVILEAFVHRKPVVAFDVEGGQKELIEMTGSGLLAKPFDIQDFADKVNYLLQNPDEVENMTRNVHKVLLKEFTIDNYKEKLARIYNNVVS; translated from the coding sequence TTGGATATTTTGATATTAAACAATACGGGTTGGGGGCTTGGAGGTGGTGTGGAGGAATATTCTAGAATACTAGCCGACATAAATCTTGAGTTGGGTAATAGAATTATTAAAGCATCTTTAAATCGGACAAGGCGGACTTATGAAGACTTAGTTTTATATGCTAGAACAGAAAAGCATATCGTAAACATTTTTGATAATTACCTTGAGAAAAGCCTAAGTAAAGTCTGCTTAAGATTCAAAATTGACTTAATACATGCTAACATCACAGATGCCTATAATGGTTATCCTATCTTCAAAGTATCTCGTAAACTAAAAATCCCATTGGTTTTCACTATTCATGGATGGAACTACTTATGTCCTATAGGGTGGAAGATAATGCTCCCAGAATTTAAAGTGTGTAAAAAGATAGCGCCACATCCTCATTGTGCTATATGTGTAGCTTCGCTAAAAAAACATGAATCGCGATCACCAATAGAAATCCCTTTAAAAATCACTCGCATACCTTATGTTTCTTATATCTATAGGAAATTACTACAAGACGCTGATTGCGTGATCTCTCCTTCTAAGACATTTACTCTTGAATTATATAGGGAACTTGGCGTTAAGGCTCAGTACATTCCAAACCCGGTAAACCCAGCTCTACTAAGAGACGCATTGGAACCCCGAGTAGAGTCTATACGTAAAGATGAAGAACAAATAGTGCTCTTCATTGGTCGACTTGTCCATGAAAAAGGTGTATTGTTCCTACCAGAAATAGCTAGGAGGCTGAATCCGAAGGCTGAACTCCACGTAGCTGGGACGGGGCCTTTAGAGGAGAAACTAATGCGATACCGTATGCCAAATATGATTTTACACGGCTTATTGTTTGGAGAAGAGAAAAAGAATCTTTTGAAAAGAGCCTCAGTTGTTATTGTACCTTCTGTATGTAGGGAAATGCTTCCTTATGTTATACTAGAAGCTTTCGTTCATCGTAAACCCGTTGTTGCTTTCGATGTTGAGGGTGGACAGAAGGAGTTGATAGAGATGACTGGCAGCGGCTTACTCGCAAAGCCATTTGACATTCAAGACTTTGCCGATAAAGTTAATTACTTGCTTCAAAACCCTGATGAAGTTGAAAATATGACGAGAAATGTGCACAAAGTATTGTTAAAGGAATTTACAATCGACAATTACAAAGAGAAACTAGCAAGAATTTACAACAATGTAGTAAGCTAA
- a CDS encoding dihydrodipicolinate synthase family protein, with protein sequence MSAAPARFHGVIVPLITPFKEDFSIDVDATRWLVEYLVENRVHGVFPNSTTGEFPHLSRDEAVLLTKVVLEEAGGRVWVLPGISANYTEDCVSLGRVFKDLGVHGVILTPPYFFKVSGERLRLHFSRVLEKVDLPLIAYNIPAATGINIPVDLYVELAREYSNLAGAKVTYESFTYIRQLIQRVKEVRKDFAVLTGLDDMLLPVLMMGGDGGVMALANAYPQLHRAVYDAYVSGDLGKALEAWRRLLSLVKVYDYSTSYPTAVKTLLKLLKTPVKPYVRPPLTPEKPGVEESIKRIVEELGIPPLS encoded by the coding sequence ATGAGTGCTGCGCCCGCTAGGTTTCACGGGGTTATAGTCCCTCTTATAACACCGTTCAAGGAGGATTTCTCAATAGATGTTGACGCTACCAGGTGGCTGGTTGAATACCTGGTTGAGAACAGGGTCCACGGCGTCTTCCCCAACAGCACTACGGGCGAGTTCCCACACTTATCCAGGGATGAGGCTGTATTGCTTACTAAAGTGGTTCTCGAGGAGGCTGGCGGCAGGGTCTGGGTTCTCCCAGGGATAAGCGCTAACTACACTGAGGACTGTGTCTCCCTGGGAAGGGTTTTCAAGGATCTAGGCGTTCACGGCGTTATCCTGACACCCCCGTACTTTTTCAAAGTATCCGGGGAGAGGCTGAGGCTACACTTCTCAAGAGTTCTTGAAAAAGTTGACCTCCCCCTCATAGCCTACAACATCCCAGCCGCCACAGGCATCAACATACCGGTAGACCTCTACGTGGAGCTAGCCAGGGAGTACAGCAACCTAGCCGGGGCTAAGGTAACCTACGAGAGCTTCACCTACATTAGACAGTTGATCCAGAGGGTTAAAGAGGTTAGGAAAGACTTCGCGGTTTTAACAGGCCTGGACGACATGCTCCTACCAGTCTTAATGATGGGCGGCGACGGGGGCGTGATGGCCTTGGCTAACGCTTACCCGCAGCTGCACAGGGCAGTGTACGATGCCTACGTATCCGGGGACCTGGGGAAAGCCCTGGAGGCTTGGAGGAGGCTGCTAAGCCTGGTTAAAGTATACGACTACTCGACATCATACCCGACAGCGGTTAAAACACTACTCAAACTGCTTAAAACACCTGTAAAACCCTACGTAAGGCCGCCGCTAACACCTGAAAAACCCGGGGTCGAGGAAAGCATTAAAAGAATTGTGGAGGAACTGGGCATTCCACCGTTAAGCTAG